The DNA segment TAACCAACCAGGAGTTGCCATGTTCCCCATGATATCAATCCATATACAAACCCCCTCATATTTGAGGAACAGACAATGCACCTTCTTTAGCTCTCTCCCCTTTCTCTCTTTAGATCTCTTTTCTGTGTGCCCACCTAACATATTACCTTACTATCAACATTATACGACTCTATGCTCCTAAGGGTGAATCAACCTCTAATCTTCACCACGACCTCCTCCACGCCTATTCTTTGTATCAAAAGCTATATATGTACCAATAATAATAAAGTTGATAAACAAAATCAACAAGGAGAAGTAGATGGCTGCGATGGTGGCAGTTCACCCTAGAATGGGGTGGAAAACGCTATTCTTAGTGGGTTTTGAGGGAATTAGGAGGATACCCAAGGTTGGTTGGAGAAAAGGGTTGAAAGTGTTCTACTATGGGTCTCTCATCCTTTCAAGTGTTATGATTGGGCTTATATATGGGAGACAAGGGAGTCCATACATCTTGGGTTGGTTGACAGTAGAGTTATACATTTTCTCCTTGCAGTGACAATGATGTGACAATTTAAGACAGTCAAGTAATCAATGGGCCTAAAGTTCCATGTGAACTTGGCAGAGATGGCTTAGCAAAGGTATGCCATGGCATTACTTGATGCTCAAGGCTCATTTCACATGAGATTTGCATGCTAATAACACATGTAAGGGGTTCGTTGAGGTggtataacaaataataattataataatacgTGCTATATACTATTCTTGTCCAATAAAATCGAAATGTGGGAAAAAATAGCAATTATTAATTATAGAGGTATTCATTTATGTTACgaagataaaaaattttaatttattaattaaaaatacacAATTAAAGaccaaaaaaattgaatttattttataaatttattatctcAATACACAAAAACCATTCAATAAATCATAGATGGttaaatcaaaacaatttttgcccacacaaaaaaattattttccaaaaaatcTCGTGAAAAGAGGTTAGTTTTTTGTTTTAATCATAGCCATTTTTGCCTTAccctatttctatttttttcttctttttttcacacCAAACAATCCCAAACCCAGAACCAACAAATTTAAAACTAAATGTTAACCATAACAATTAAGATACCCAATTAATATTGGGTTTTTCTTCGTTTTTTTTctgagtgtttttttttttttggatccaATCAGAGAGGAAATGGGAGCTTATAGAGCTGATGATGATTATGATTATTTGTTTAAGGTTGTGTTGATCGGTGATTCTGGTGTTGGAAAATCCAACCTATTGTCTAGATTTACGAAGAACGAGTTTAGCGCTGAGTCTAAATCCACCATTGGTGTTGAGTTTGCAACTCGTAGCATTCATGTTGATGATAAGGTTGTTAAAGCTCAAATTTGGGACACTGCTGGACAGGAAAggtaatcttatttttatttgtgaattttttatctgggttttgggatctttgctttttttttcttcaaatttatttgaatttgcaATTCGATTCAAATCTGTTTATAATCGGGACGTTCTTTTGATCTATTATCGCTCTTTTGTTATGTGATAGGCACTTTGAATGCATGTTAAATGGTGATATAGGGAtcggaatttaattataaatttttgaaaggttcaaaacataattttattatttattaatttatgatttcatattTTCGAAAGATTATTTTTTCTAGGGATTGaagtataattttattacttcagagagaatttttattttaggaGCCAAGGTTCCTGCTTGCCACTTAAATTCGCTCTTGATCTCAtgttgattaaatgaaattttttcatttcttgctactaataaattttaaattagatgcTTAATATATAATGtcttataatttgataaattagcatttaaattttgaattattctgCAAATCaatagtgaaataaaaaaatctacaaaataatattataatatcattataggctctgattatttttttaacacaatgctTAGAACTATTCATAGTACCtttccaacccataaataggaggataatgcactttaaCGCACTCGAATTCACGacctcctgcattgacaacaatgcctatattaatcgagctaaaactcaatcgacaataataataatcacattGTTCTTTCCCCTTTATTTTATTGAGATTGATGTTTATGCAATTTTGAAAGCATGATGTCTATAAATGATTCTCACATTAATTTGGTATCACTATGGACTAAGGAGGATGAAAGGATATTATTTAATTCCTAAGTTATTTCTTCCCCTAAATTAGGGTTTAATCATTGTTTTGGTTGCTTTATTGTgctaaattttgagatttaattcatttaatttaatttggtataatttttcttcttcttttttattatataatattattagtaggtTCAAATTGATAGCTTTGTTAGTCGTTGCTATTAAAATGAATCATCCTTTTACGATAGCCTTAGAAGTATcctttttcttattaaatttattgCAAAACATGaagttttcaaaatgtttgatctaATATATCTTTGTGTTTATGCTATTTTGCCAAAGGTACCGTGCAATTACCAGTGCGTATTATCGAGGTGCCGTCGGTGCTTTACTAGTCTACGATGTCACTCGTCGTGTTACGTTCGAGAATGTACAAAGGTGGCTTAAGGAACTCCGAGACCACACCGATCCAAACATTGTGATTATGCTAGTCGGGAACAAGGCCGACCTGCGTCACTTGCGAGCTGTTGCAGCCGAAGATGCTAAAGCTTTTGCCGAACGAGAGAACACTTTTTTCATGGAAACATCTGCACTTGAGTCTTTAAATGTTGAGAATGCCTTCACCGAAGTGTTGGCCCAGATCTATCGTGTCGTAAGCAGGAAAGCTCTTGACATCGGAGATGATCCGGCAGCTTTACCTAAAGGTCGGACGATCAATGTTGGATCTAAAGACGATGTATCGGCTGTGAAAGGAGCTGGATGTTGCTCGACTTAATTATGGAGATGGATTCTCATCTTTGACAAATTTTCTTATCCCTTTGAAAGCACAAACAAGTGAACATCAACAATGtatttaaattgaaattattctTTGGATTATGCTTAAACACAAATTCTATATGCTTTTTAGTTTGCAAAGCTAGTTcttattcaaaaattgaaataagAAGGAAATTTCTTCCAATTGTTAATGAAAGATAAGATTCTTACGCATCTCTTCTAAGTGAAGAAGTGGCATTGATTAGAGGAGAGAAATCGATCAGTTCGGtcgattcaattaaaaaaattaaaaatttgacctAACTTTCTAGTCTTATACTTTAATGACTAATCATTATCGACCGACTTaatttattttacccctaaaaaatcaaattattcatCATAATCCTCTTGTTTGATGACAATCAGATCAATCATTTAAGTCGATTATAACCAACTTTTGCTCACTCCTAATATTGACATGTTGTTTCAATAGCTTTCAATTTTTATCTATGCAATTGATTGTTAGATGTGTAATTCTAGGGCATACATTCAGTAGATAGAATAATTAAATGGTCTAGCTAACAAAATTCTAATACTAAAATACTTTACTAAttcaatgaaaaaatattaatcattttataaatataattttaataatgttaacaaacGTGGattaataattttgataatatCGTATATTTTATCGAATAGAAAGTAACAACTACAAGTTAAGAATAATAAAGAAGGAACTCTTAGTAGGGAAGAGTGGTCTAGTTAAGAATAATAAAGAAGAActctttgtaaaaaaaatgttcaCTTTGTAGAAATTCTTAGTGGGGGAGAGTGATTTAGTTAATGTGTATGAGTGAGATTGCAACTTGGTgaatgagttgaaattaaatcaCAACTTGTAATACATATTGATAATGGGTTACTTTTTGTAACATCTCATACCCAACCTGTAACCTCCCTAAGCTGGCCTAAATGTTACAGCTGAATTctgaaggctacattagccactgaaatggCTTAGAAAAACTATCAGAGTTTCTAAAATAGtctttcaaaaacatttatttacctTTGAAGAAAATCTTAGCTTCATATCTCTTTTTCACTAAAACTTACGAGTTTCGAAAATTGACCGGTTTTAACATTTACTTTGTAATGTTGACtaatttttgaaaacttagttgATTTCAATTGATTTATCATTCAATAACTAAATTACAATTATAACAATGGAAAAGTGATAATCGattaggttttttattttaaaaccaaattttatgCATCTTTAATTACTTTTCCAAATTTCAATAGCCTAATCAACTTTAAATGTCATGCATGCCAAAATAATCCCAAATTTTAAGTCTCATGTcacagtttaaataaaataatacagttctcaaataacaaaaattataaataatatgtctaaaatccttttattgaaaaaaaactaCCAAAGAAAAGCCTCCGAATGTTGAGTCCGACCTAACCTTATAGGTTATCTGTAAAGAAAGGACTTAAGAGGGGGGTGAGCTTAAGAAGCTCAATGTGATTTTAAACACAAGAAAATCAATGCAAAACAATAgacaaaatatacataataacagttatcagaacATTCACCATCGATATAGCAATACAGAGAACATGACATGCATAATATCAATTTTTCAGTTCAACACATTAGTATAACATTTCAGAATTTTCAGTTTTGTTGTACATGCTTATGAATGGCAATGCAATTTCAGTTTATTAGAAAAGATCCTACTAAACTCCGCTACACACTATAGTAAGAGTTTCTTAAaactcatccatccctacacaccacgttGTGTATGAACCACCAGTAATTTACAGATAAACTGTCAGTAAAAATTATGGGTAAACCacaattattttcatataaaaagtTTGCAGATAAACTGCTAGTAAGTTTTGGATAAACCACCAGTGTTTTGCAGATTATTAAACTATCAGTACTTCCTTCGTATATATCGTCCCACCCCATACTATTCAATATGACATGCTTGTAACAGAACAGTGCAGAAACAATAAACGTGGTTAAACATGTATTCGGTTCAACAGTGGTAGTAGGCACGCCTAACATGCAATCAGTAAGATAAAAGCGATAATAATATTAACAGTTTATCAGAAATACAGTGACGGAAGGCATGAATCTTTCACAAATCATGCATATAACAATAACAATTCAGTCAATCAGTTCacagattttaaaatatttacattatcAGGGACtcaattaaatgaataaaacctAAAAACAATTCGGGGActattcaaggactaaattgaacatatCACAAATTTCtaggtaaaattgtaaattaggggtcacacagtcgtgtagtCAAGCTATGTAAAAGGGTTGAGACCGTATGGAAGGGATacacataattcatttcaatgGCATACCAAATTGGTTTATCAATTCCATTTCATCACATTTCCAAGATTccaaattcaattataatatttcACCCGATAGAACCCTAGTAAAACGGACTTGGATACAAAAATGAACCAAGTTGCTCGTTCGAACTAAATTTTTATCAagttacccatccgggctaaacctATATCATATATTACTCGAGGATCAGCGTTGGATCTCGTTATATTATCCTAGGATTTACAATAAATGCTAGATCTcgttataatatataataatctaTGTACAAGCACACATATGACCCTCTTGGCATGACAATTGTATCCTaacattttactaagttcacatgggcatcaatcacaaatatttcattttcatccttGTAATCAGTCATTTTTACATGATTATACCATGTAATTATCCATATTCACATTTTCATTCCctataaactttcacatttacCTGTCATACCCTATATTcagttacatttttatttttgaaccCTGTACATTGTATTTATCACAcaataatcatattttttttcattttatttcaattcaatccaattcatatatataatttcacattcaatatcacaatttcattccaattcatcatcaacacaCAATTAACTCATaccatataacatattcaatcCATTCTCATATTACATATCATGTACCTAATAAATCATAATACTTTccattttatttaattcagtCTACTATCTTGGCAATTAAAATCAATCAACGAAAACCAATGCATATGGTCATTATTAATTCACCTCAATATTCAATCATGTGGTATGACATGAATATGGAGAGAATAAATTAATCTCAAATCATAAAAGCACAAACTGATATCTCGCCTCACTTGTCGATAGCTCtcgcttttcctttccctcttgacGACCTGGAGTCGTCATTCGCTACAATCGATAATTCAATAAATAAGACAATACCATACTTCATTCAATCCACATCTAAGTGCAAAGCCACacatattttttattctattcaatttagtcattaaactcAACAATCATATCTCTCAATTCCTATCATAGGATTAAAATtcgatttcatattttttcattagggatcttatattttatatttctatcataatttcatgatatattttacatttattcaatttggtccctaatgtaacaaatttaacaaaaagttcaattaactttacaatctaatccttttcataatctaagctcaaaatatatcaatttcaagcctaattcatcaataAATCAATAATGGCAACTTTCTAAAAAGTTGACAGTTTATCAAATTGGTACAtcggctagctaaatcaagctcccatgatcacAAATCCTTAAAATCACAAGAAAATAGCTTATCTTACCTACCAAATTAATGGCAAAATTGTAGGAAGAATTTTTTAAGCTTTCTTTGGTTTCTTCCCATGGTGGACATGGTGATAGTGGAAAAGATAATGAATTTCCACTAGCTcccctttttatattttaattaaacctaAGTTAATTAGTAAATCATGGTGTAATTAacgtaaattattttttaatcacaGTTAGTGGAGTTTCCATCAACATCCACTATCACCTATTTAGAAATAGTTTAATTTGCATTTTGGACctttacttaatttttatttaagttttttcttaattaaaactttatagtgattagatttttacaat comes from the Gossypium hirsutum isolate 1008001.06 chromosome A06, Gossypium_hirsutum_v2.1, whole genome shotgun sequence genome and includes:
- the LOC107943298 gene encoding ras-related protein RABA1f, with translation MGAYRADDDYDYLFKVVLIGDSGVGKSNLLSRFTKNEFSAESKSTIGVEFATRSIHVDDKVVKAQIWDTAGQERYRAITSAYYRGAVGALLVYDVTRRVTFENVQRWLKELRDHTDPNIVIMLVGNKADLRHLRAVAAEDAKAFAERENTFFMETSALESLNVENAFTEVLAQIYRVVSRKALDIGDDPAALPKGRTINVGSKDDVSAVKGAGCCST